The Microbulbifer sp. YPW1 genome contains the following window.
CGGCAAATAGAAATGTCCTTGAATGCCCTGTCCGGATGTCGGCTTATATCCCATAGCGCATACCCCGCGATGATTTGCGGTGTTGCAGCAGGTAGAGCAGGAGTAATACGGCAAACGAAAAGCCGATCATCGCCGCCGACAGCCAGTGCGCCTGGGTATATTCCAGTGCTTCCACATGGTCGTAAATCTGCACGGAAACCACCCGGGTCTCACCGGGAATATTCCCACCGATCATCAGTACAACCCCAAATTCCCCGACGGTGTGCGCAAAACCCAGTACTGCCGCGGTAAGCATTCCCGGCTTGGCCAGCGGCAGTGTCACATGCCAGAAGGTGTCCCACGGCCCGGCGCGCAGTGTGGCCGCCACTTCAGCGTGGCGCACACCTTGCGCCTCTATGGCGTTCTGAATGGGCTGTACCACAAACGGTAGCGAGTAGAGCAGCGATGCGAAAACGAGCCCCCAGAAGGTGAACGGCAAGGTGCCGAGCCCCAGCGCCTCGGTAAGCTTTCCCATGGGGCCGCTGGGGCCCATAAATACCAGTAGATAAAAGCCCAGTACCGTGGGGGGGAGTACCAGCGGAAGCGCCACCAGGGCGCTCACCGGTCCTTTGATGATCGAACGGGTCCTGGCCAGCCACAGTGCCAGAGGGGTACCCAGAATCAGCAGCAGAATGGTCACCGTGGTAGCGAGCCGCAAGGTTAACCAGATGGCCCCGAGGTCGGCCTCACTCAGCATGGCTGTGCTCCCCCTGGGCTGCCGAGTAACCATATGCAGCCATGATCGCACGCGCCTGCGGGCCCTGGATGAATGCCCAGAATTCCGCGAGCACCGGGTTAGCCGCTGCGCGTTTTAGCACGACGGCATCCTGCTTGATGGGTGTGTAAAGGGATTGCGGAACAATCCAGGCGGAGCCCTCCTCAATCTCACCATCGCGCATCACCTGGGACAGCGCGACAAATCCGATATCGGCATTACCACTGGCCACGAACTGATAAGTCTGGGAGATATTCTCGCCCTGTACCCAGCGCGAACGAGTGTCTGCATCCAGGTGGATATTCTGCAGCACTTGCTGTGCCGCCGCACCATAGGGCGCGAGTTTCGGGTTCGCGAGGGCGAGTTTGTTGAATCGCGTGGTTTTCAGAATTGTGCCGCTGTCGTCCACCAGATCGCTTTGTGTGGACCACAACACCAGCTTCCCCTCCGCGTAGGTGATCCGTGAGTCTGTCTCTGCCAGACCGTGGCTAATCAGTTGTGCGGGCTTCTCCTGGTCGGCGGAGAAAAATGCATCGAATGGGGCGCCATGGCGGATTTGCGCGTAGATCTTCCCTGAAGAGCCAAAGGCGAGCTTTATCTTGTGATTGCTGCTCGCCTCGTAACGGGCGGCGATTGCCTGCATCGGGGCGGTGAAGTTAGAGGCGACCGCAATGGTCACCTCGTCTGCAACCGTTTCTGTCGCAGCAAGTGCTGCTATTACGCTGGTGAGCAGCGCCATCCCTTTGGTTCTCAAGCTGTGCCCGTACCGAAGCAGTTGCCGGCGAAGGCCGTGGAGTTGCATATGCATCTGTGTACCAATTGACCACAAACGGGTGTCGCACTACCCAGTATTCGCTATATGGTTGGCGATACGTCGGGATTCCGCAACCTCTGTTTGCCTCCGGCCCGTGTGTGCAAAGCTGCGGCGAGCCCCCAGGGCCGGTTTACAGCTGGAAATGGGCTGGGTTTTAATGCTCCGGATAACCTTTAAACGGGTCGCTAAAGCACCGAGTGTAAGAATCGGGCGTGCTGACCGACCCATACTCACTGCCGCCACTATATTCGCTGCCTCTAGAGGCGCGTATTGCTTGAGCCACACGATAGATGTCCCACAACAATACCGCTCCCGAAAAGCCCGCAAGCTCCTCAGCCGAGGACGCCATTGGGTCCGTCGGGGAAGCCGAATCGCTTTACGATCCCCGGTTTCTGGAGGCGTTGCGCAGCCAGATGATCCGGTTTGCCCGGCTGCAGCTGCGCGACGACCATCAGGCGGAAGATGCCGTGCAGGAAGCATTGGCCGGCGCGCTCAAGAATGCGGATTCATTTGCCCGGCAGTCTGCGCTGCGCACCTGGGTGTTCTCCATTCTCAAGTACAAGATTGCCGACGTATTGCGCTACCGTCAGCGGGTGATCGCCACCAGCGAACTGGGAGATGCAGAGCGTCAGGATCAGGTATTTATCGATGGACTGTTCAAGGCCAATGGACACTGGCACCGCGCAGAGCGGCCCACGAGCTGGAGCGGTCCCCAGGGCGGTGTCCAGAGCGACCACTTCTGGCGAGTGTTTGATGCGTGTCTTAACGGACTTCCCGAGAAACAGGCAAGGGTATTCATGATGCGAGAATTTATCGAATTGGAATCCCGTGAAATCTGCGATCAACTGGGCCTTTCCACCAGCAATCTTCACGTATTGCTGTACCGGGCGAGACTGCGTTTGAGGGAGTGCCTGGAGAACAGCTGGTTCAACGCCTCGACAAGCGGGGAATCTGACCATAAGGCAGCAGCGGAAGAAGGAGAGCGCCAGTGATGCAGTGTAAACAGGCCACCCAGTTGCTGTCACTGCGACAGGAGCGCCCGCTGAATCGCCGCGAAAAATTCAGTCTGCGGATTCATCTTATGCTGTGTAAGGGCTGCAGGAACTTTGCTACGCAGATGGACTCCCTGCGCGCGATCTCCAGGGGCTACGCCAAGGGCGAGCCCCCATCGTCAGACGATAGCGAATCGACGTGACCGGAAGCGCTAACCGGCCCGCTCACCCGGCATTGGATTGCTCTGCAGATTCCAGGCTGCGATCAGCGTCGCCATACCAGAAGCGGTAGTAATCCTCGGTAACTTTCTGCTCGATCTCCGAAGCATCTTCACGCGGGCAGAACAGGGTAATGGTGAGTACGTCGTGGCCCAGCTCGCTGGTGCTGACCTTGATTTTCGGTTCGGTGCCCGCCAGGTCAACGCCCATGCGGCTCTCGATCAACTTACAATAGCGTTCTGCCACTTCCTTGAACGATTCACAGTGCTCCAGCACCCGCTCGGTAATAAACGGCTTGATGTCGAACGGGTTCTTGCCCTTGCTCTCGCGCACGATGGAAAAAGAGTGCTCGATATAGCGGCGCATAAAGTTGAGGTTTCTAACCGGCTGGGTAAAGAACACGTTGTTGGGTACATACAACGTAGTGCCGGTATAGCCGTTACCGAGCCCGTGGGGATCGATCTCCAGCAGCGTGGTGCTCAGCCAATTGTTGTCTATGACTTCCCCGAACTGATCTCCAATCCGCACCCAGTCGCCGATGGTGAAAGACCGCATGCTCGCCTGGTAAATGCCGCCCACCAGGCACGCCACTACGTCGCGCAAAGCGATCACGATCGCCACCGAAAAGGCGGCGATGGACAGGGCAAAATCGCGCAGCTCCGAGACCCAGATGGCAAATAGCCCGATGACAATTATCAGGTTGGCGAAGTTATGCACCATATGTACCCGGCGACGGATGTCCTGGCGCTGCCAGCTGGAGCGTCGAAACAGCACTACCAGCAGGTACCGACACAACAATACTGCAGCAATCAGCAGCAGGCTCCAGGCCAGTTTGTTTTCGAGGAATTGGCGCAAGACTTCAGTGTTCATCAAGGGCTCGGTAATGCTGTGCAGGGAAGGGCGAAGATGTCCCGCGGCGGCGGGAACTCTTGAAAGTATGGCGTGCCGGGCTGAAGCCCGGGCAAAACTTGGCGGGAGTGTATCCGAGTCGATGAAATTGCCGCAACCGGGATTCGTCCATTTTGCGGATCAGTTGATGGCTCACGGCTGAGCAGGCTTGCTAGTCCAGTAGTGTCGCCATTTTCTCCATCAAAATATGCGCGGCATTGTCGGTAAACCGACGTCCCTCATCGATATATTCCCGTACAGTGGCGTCACTTTTCCAGCCACCCTGTTTTTTGATCAGTTCAAATTCCACTTTCTCCCGTGCCGCCGAAGTGGACATGCCGCGGCGGAAGCTGTGGCTACTGAGGTTCTCCACAAAGTCGAAACCGCAGTCGGTACCGAGCTTCTTCAGCAGAGTGTTGACGGAGCCCGCGCCGAGCTGGGCGTTCTGCACCTGATCCCAGCGGTTGATGCTGCGGAACACGGGACCTTCCTCTATAGCAGCACACTGAAGCCAGGCGCGAAGCGCGGTGGCCGGACATACCCTGTCAGGTCCGAAGGGCAGTGCTCGGCTCAATCCTTGCCCCTGCTGGTCGGTCTTGGAGCGCGGAATCCGCACGATTACTCCCTCATCTTCCCAGTGCAGATCTTCGACCTGAATCGCCACCAGCTCGCTGCGGCGAAATGCGCCGAAGTATCCCATCAGCACCAGTGCCAGGTCGCGGCGGGACTTTTTAGAGTCGGGTAGGGCGCGAATGGATTGCGCCATCGCAGCAATATGCTCGGGACGCAGTGCCTTGGCTTTCTGCTTGGGGCGTCCGCGTAGGCGCCGGATACCGTTGATCGTCTTGCGCACCACCGGATCTGCCGCCGGGTTGGTCATCCCCTGATACTGGTGCCACTGACCGATTGCAGTGAGGTGCAGCTCCAGGGTGCGCGGGTTTACCGAATCGCTGCGCTCTATCAGGTAGCGCACCAGTACCTGGCTATCTGTGGGCAGTCGCCCACCCCATTTCTCGAATTGCAGGATTGCGGAGCGGTAGGCCGTGCGAGTGCGATCCGACGTGGCTGCATGTAGATACGTCTGCAATCTGCTGCGAAAAGCCGAGGGGGAAAGTTCGGTTGGATTGCTCAGATCCTGATTGCTCCCTGTGTCGAGATGCGTGGGGGAGGGGGCAAGGTTTTCTGGCAGGTCTGCGTCCAGTTCATCCATGTTGTTCTCACTTGTACTGCCTGTTTTTCAGAGGGGTTTCGGGAGCGGTGTCCCCCTTGAGCCGGGTGCTGTACCGGACCGCTGGCTCAGTTGTTGGATTGTTCCATATCTAACTCACGATAAGTTTGATTATCGTGAGTTAAAAATAATTTCTCAAGCTCGTCCTTGAAAGCAAAAATTATGTAATATTACGTACTACGTAATACGGTATTAAATTCTCGCTACAGAATACATGAAGGGGGCCATATGGCGCGTGCAGGCGTTGGCTATATCGATGTGGTAAAGGCAGCAGAGGCTCTCAGGGAGAGAGGGGATGATCCGACGGTAGATCGGGTGCGAAACGAGCTGGGTACGGGCAGTAAAAGTACGATTGCCCCGCTGTTAAAGCGCTGGCGACAGGAAACCGGGGAAGGTATTTCAGACACTCACGGGCTGCCAGTTGATCTCCTGGATGCGGTGAAGGCATTGCACCAGCGGGTGCATCAGGAAGCCGAAACAAAGATCCAGCAGATCAGCGAGTCCTGCAAGGCGGAGACTGCGGCACTCGGGGAAGAGCTGGCATCCGTACGCGCTCAGTTGGCCAGTCGAAACACAGAGTTGGAAAAGTTGGAGCAAAAGTTGCAGGAGTCCAGTAGTCGCTGTCAGCAACTGGAGGAAAGCGTGGCCGAGACGCAGGCTGCGCTGGCAAAAAGTGAGTTCCTGAGGGAGCAGGGGGATACGCGAATTACAGAGCTTCAGGGCACCATTGGGGAGCTGAAGCAAGAGAATCGCGATGTTCGCCAGCATTTTGAGCATTTTCAGCAGCAGATCGCGGATGACCGTCAATTGGAGCGGGATCAGTTCCGATTAACCAGCGACCAGCTCAGGCAGCAGCTTGCAGAAGCGAATGAACAGCTGAACACAAGCGTTGCCAGGCTGGAGAGTAGCCAGGCCAATGCTGAAGCGTTGCGGGTACAGAAACTCGAACTGGAATCAGAGCGGGCACAGTGGATGCGGCGGGAGTCAGAATTTGAAGCCGGGCAGCAAAGGCAGGCACAGGCGCTTGATGAGTTGCGGTCACAATTGGGTATCAGGTCCCGCGAAGCAGAAGCGCTACAAGGCGAGCTGGCTTCGGAGCGCGCACGCAATGAAGCCTATGTAAAAGAAATAGAATTGCGCGGCAATGTATTCGACCGTTACGAGCAGGAAATGCTGGCGGTAAAGAAACAGCTTGCTGCGGTAGAGGCAGAGAATCGGCAGGTATTACAGGACAAGGCCATTCTTCAGGGGCAATATGTGCAGCTGCAAAAATCCCTTGCGGGGGCCAATATAGAATAGGCCTGATTCGATTCGAAGATTCCATTCCACAGTAATAACGGGAAAGCAGTTATGGAAAAGCCTCGCGACCACCAGCTCAGTATGAGTGTCCTGATGACGCCAGACATGGCCAACTTTACCGGCAAGGTTCACGGTGGTGAGTTACTTTCATATCTGGATAAAGTGGCCTACGCCTGCGCCAGTCGTTACGCGGGCCGATATGTTGTGACGCTTTCAGTAGACCGGGTCATGTTTCGTCAATCAATCAATGTCGGCGAGCTGGTGACTTTTCTTGCTTCGGTAAATTACACCGGCAACACCTCGTTAGAAGTGGGTATTAAAGTGGTGACCGAAGACATTCGCACCCGTGTGGTCCGGCATACCAACAGTTGCTATTTGACCATGGTGGCGCTGGATGATGACGGTAAACCGGTGAAGGTGCCACCGTTCAAGCCCCAAACCCTGGTAGAAAAACAGCGCTTTGAGGCGGCCATGCTGCGCCGCAAGTTGCTGCACGAACAGGAAGCGGCCCACGAGGCCATCAAAGAAAAAGTACGGGGATTTCAGTTTGAGGTTAGCGAATAATCGCGGATAGGGGAATTGTCATGATTCTCCACTCAAGGTGTTCCACAAGTTCCTAAAATCTCCGTCAATAAAGCACTGCTGATAACGAAGGCAGAGCACACTCACGAACGTACGGTGATTCACCGGGTGGGGAGCCCAGATCATGCAAGACTTTGTGTTACAAGCAGGTGACCTCGGGATACTGATTCAAACTATTCGCGCCGAGGGGTATCGGTTGCTGGGGCCGGTCGTACGAAAAAACTCGGTCATCTGTGGTGAAATCGAGTCTTCTTCTGAGTTGTACGCTGGAACGGATTTGCAGCGTCACTCTGGCAGATACACTTACTTCAGCCATGCAGCCGGTCTTCAGGCTTGGAACAAGTCCTTGCAATTCCCCTGGCGGAAAGTCGCCCATACGGATGCTGGTGAGGGGCGTCTTCCGATCACAAAAATCATTGAGGATTCTCAGCCGCTGGCAATTCTCGGGATACGCAGCTGCGAGCTACACGCGATTAGTGAGACGGATTGCGGGCTGGGAAAGGTGCGGCATCGCGATGGCCGTTCCGCGCCCTGGAATCGGGATTTTTTCTCGGTTTCAGTGAATTGTAGGCCCGCAGGGGATGCGTGTATTTGTAGCGCAATGGGACCGGAATCGGAAGCTGAGATGAGCCCACCCGGGGATCTGGTCATGACCGAAGTGTGTGATGCTCATGACCACTACTTTCTTATCGGAAGCGATTCCTACCGCGGTGCCCAGATTCTGCAACAGTTGCCGGTGACGCCCGCCTCAGAATATCAACTTGAGCTTGCGCGAAAAGTTGGCCAAGCCGCGGTACTCAGTGCCGAGCCCGATATGTCACGCGTCAGGCAGTTGGTCTCACGTACATAAGCTGATCAAACACACTCGAAAGCTATTGTTCCCGCCGGATAACTTCAACTCCGTCGGCAATCCGCTCGCTGGGGTGAAGTACGACAACCTCTCCTGGCTCAACCCCAGTCAGTACTTCAGCCACTTGCCCGTTATTGTGGCCGACTTCAATTTCTGTGCGCACCGCACGACCTCCAGTGACCCTGAACAGCGCCCAGGATTTCTGGTGTCGGAAGAGGCTGCCGGTGGGCACCTGAACTACATCCTGCGCGCGCCAGGTTTCGATTGCTGCATCCACCCGATAGCCGTGGCCGAGTCGCGCCCAGATTTCCCTGGGGTCGACAAAATCCACGATCACATTGACCCGCTGCTCCTCAATGCCGAGGGCGGAGATTTTGGTAAAGCCGTAGGGCTCAATCAGCCGCACTCGGCCATTCAATGGCGAGTCGCCGCCCCAGTTGGTGATATTGACCGGTGCACCGGGCTGTACCCTGACGGCATCTCGGGAGAGCAGGTCGATTACAATCTCCAGCTCTCCGGGATTGCCGATTTCCAGAAGTGGGGTGCCAACCGGCACAACTCGCTCGCTTTCCTGTAGCAGCCTGAGTACACGACCGGAAACCGGTGCAGTGACCTGCACGATTTTTTCCTTATTCAATACCGGCTCGCCCGGTTGGGGCTCGATCAATGCCGCGCGGGCATTCTCCAGCTCTCCCTCACTTACCCTTTCCGCAGCGCGGGCGGTATCCAGTGCGGCCTCGGCGCTATCCAGTGCAAGCTCGATGCGCTCAACCTCAACCTTGGAGATATGTCCCTTCAGCGCCAGCTTACGCGCGCGCTTGGCATCGGCCCGGGCGAAATTAAGCCGGGCTTCCGCATCCCGACGCTCTGCACTGGAAAGCTTGAGCCCGGCTTCCGCGCTGCGGATGGAAGCCTGTGCCTGGCTGCGCCCCCGTTCATCGAGAAACTGCGGGTGGGTAGGCAGCAATTCCACGAGCGGCGTGGACCCCGTTTTCACTTCATCGCCCACTTCACTTTGTATACGAAGCAGGTAGCCCGTGACCGGTGCGGAAACCACGAACACATCGTGTACCCGGGTATATCCTTCATCGGTGACCGCTACCTGCATGGGACCGCGGGTCACTTCGGTCATATCGACGGGCACCGGCTTGGGTGAAAATGCGTAGATAAAAAAAACCACCAGGCCGAGGATTATCCCGAGACCGGTGATACGTTTGAACAGCTTGCGGCCCATGGCGCTCCTGAGTCCCATATCCCTGGTTCACTCGCGAGTTTTCAGTACCGAGATCAAGTCAAGCTTGTGGATACGCCGATTTACCAGCATGCCGGAGAATATCGCCGAAAGCAGTACCACCAATGCTGCGTATCCATAAGTGGAGGGACTGATGATCAGAGGAATGCGGAACAATTCCGTATCGAATGACTGTACCAGAGTCCAGGCGAGTAAATAGCCGAGCAGGGCACCCAAAGGCAAGGCGAATACCGTCAGCAACGCGAGTTCTCCCAGTAGGATGTACGAAACCTCTCCGCGGGTAAGCCCGAGCACCCGCAGACTGGCGAGCTCGCGCCCGCGCTCCGAAAGGGATATCCGGGCGCTGTTGTACACCACCCCAAGCGCGATCAATCCGGCAAACAGGGTATTGAAAAAAACAAAGGTGCCGAGACTCTCCTGTATGGTCTCGTAAAACGCATCCTGGGCCTGCTCCTGCAAGCTGACGCCGGCGACCACAGGGGTGTTCTTGAGTGCGCGATAAAACGCATCGGTTTGCTCGGGATCGATCAACAGGTAGGTTCCCGAGATTACCATGTCATCCCGCAACATCCGGTTCATTGCGGCAAGATCCATATAGGCTGCGGTGCCCATATAGGTTTTCACGATACCACTGACCATGACATCGACTTCAGGGCGGCGTCCGGTGCGCACCTCCAGTCGCAGACTTTCCCCAGTCTGGATATCCAGTAGCTCCGCCAGCTTGTCGGACAGCACGATGCCCGAGTCGGGCAAGGGAACCGGGTTCATATCCGTATCCACCACGCGGCTTAAATCCGCACGTGGGATGAGTCCGATAACGGCTTCCCGGCGATTGCGGGGACCATTGCGTAAAACCGCCGGAATGGCGCGAAACGGTTCAGCGCTCAGGGCACCTGGTGCGTGCAGCACATCCTGTACAGCGCGAATATTTCGCGGCTCGACAAAATTCACCGTCACATCCTGGCGGTCAATCACGTTAAAGCTGATATCTACCATCACCATCATTGCGTCCAGAGAAAAGCTCGAGCCAATCAACAGCCCCATCGACATCGCGATGCCGATACAGGTCATGGCCGCTCGCTTCGGCCATCGGTAGAGATGGCGCAGGATCATCCGTGAGGGCTGGTCAATACCGTGTGTAATGCGCTCAAGACCACGCGTGAGCGTCCCAAACCAGCGTCCCGACCGGCTGTAATCTGGGGGCGGTGGCGGAACCATCGCTACCGCTGGATCCAGTCGTACCACTTTGCGCACCGCGGTAAATGTACCTGCGGCGGATACCAGCAAGCTGAAACCTATGCCTACAAGGTAGACGTCAGGCGGCGCGCGAAACAGTAGAAACGGGAATTTGAAATAGTCCATGTACATGCGCGCCAGGCCGTGCCCGAGCCACAAACCGAGGGCAATACCAATCACAATACCCAGTAGCGTGATTACCCCGACCATTTTCAGGTAATGCATGGCCACCGAACGGTTGCTGTAGCCGAAGGCCTTGAGCAAGCCGATCTGCTCCCGTTCCGTGTCCACCAGTCTTCCAATGACGACATTCAGAAGAAAGGCAGCCACCAGTAGAAAGATAGGTGGCAACAGGCGCCCCATGGTTTCAAGCTGGTCGATTTCATTGGTCAGGAATTGATCGGAGATTTGCTGGTCGCGCCCGTACGCGCCGGTGGCACCATAACGTTTCAGTAAAAGGTCCAGCTGGTCGAGCAGTGCCTCTTCGCGATCACCGGTGGAGGTGAGCAACACCACTTCATTGAAGGCGCCGTCCAGATCGAACGCATTGGCAAGGGCGTCCCGGTTCATCCACAGCACGCCAAAGCGCTTCTTGTCGGGCACAATTTCCCCGGGAGAAATCGCGTACACATATTCCGGCGATAGCGCTATGCCGCTAATTGTCAGCTGTTTTTTAGTGCCGTTGAGAATGGCATACAGATGATCCCCGGGTTGCAGGCCGTGGGCTTCTGCAAAGGCCTCCAGTGCAAGGACTTCTTCTTCTCGTACAGGATCCGGATAGCGCCCTCGACGCAAGACAAAGTCGTTGATATGTGGCCCGCGAATAAAGGGCAGGGACTGTATTTCGCCGGTAATCGGCGCTGCGGCGCCCTCGACGTCGAGAATGACACCCGCGCGAATGCGGGTTTCCGCACGACGAACACCGGGCAGCTCGGTGATATGTGCAAGCTGTGCGTTGGGCGCACGTTTCACCGGGGCCCAGACATCGGCAAAACGATAGCGTTCGTAATACGCCGCGCGGGTATCTGCCAATGACGCCAGCATGCCTTTCGACATCAGGTACATGCCGATACCGCAGCCAATTACCACGGCGATGGCCAGGGCCTGGCCTTTGATGGCCCAGAGATCACGCGCGAGTTTGCGGTCCAGCGGCCTTAGAATCCCGATCACAGGGCCGCTACCAGCTCAGCTCTGCCGGTGCGCAGGGATGTGAATTGGTTTCGGTATTCTGTATCTGGCCGTCTGCCATCGTCAGGATACGGTCGGCCATTTTGGCGATGGCGGCGTTATGGGTGATCACCATGGTAGTGGTGCCCAGTTCGCGGTTTACCCGCGCAATGGCTTCGAGGACGACAATACCGGTTTTACTGTCCAGTGCGCCGGTAGGTTCGTCACACAGCAGCACCCGGGGCTGCTTGGCGATGGCGCGGGCGATAGCCACTCGCTGTTGTTCGCCCCCGGAGAGCTGCGCGGGGAAGTGGTCCATCCGCTTTGCCAGTCCGACCAGTTCCAGAGCCTGCTCGGGCGTCATCGGATGCTGGGAAATCTCCGTCACCAGGGCCACATTTTCCCGAGCAGTGAGACTGGGGATCAGGTTGTAGAACTGAAACACGAAGCCCACGTACTCGCGCCGGAATAACGTGAGGTGCCGGTCATCGAAGGCGGTCAGTTCCTCCTGGTCGAAAAACACTTGTCCCGCACTGGGTGAATCCAGCCCGCCGAGAATATTCAGCAGCGTTGATTTGCCGCTACCCGAGGGGCCGAGCAATACCACCATTTCACCGCGGGGCACGGAAAGGCTGACCCCGCGCAGAGCGTATACCGTGGATTCGCCACTGCCGTAGGTCTTGGTCAGGTCCTCAGCTCGGATGGCCGGGTAGTTATCGCTTTCCATGAAGGAACCCCGATTCCGTGGGTTATCCATTTTGCTGTAGAGCCAGTCCGCGGCGGGGGAGCCTTTTCATGGCGGCAAACGATCCGTCAGCTAGGTGGCATCCGCGCCGGGACATCACTCTGCTTCTATTCTAGAGGGAAACGAGCGGCATGAAATAAACGGAAATGAAACTTGCGGCGATGACCAGAACAGGGCGCTCAATATGACAGGTATTGCTGCCGGCGCTGAAGCCATCGGTCGTATTGCAGAGGTCCACGGCCCCGTTGTGGTTGTCCGCTGCAGCTCACTGCCGCCTTTACGACAGGCTCTGCGCGCATCCATCGATCACGAAAGCTACCTGTTTGAGGTACACCAGCATGTGGACCAGCACCATGTTCGCGCAATTACCCTGCACCGTACCGCCGGGTTGAGCCGAGGCCTGCCGGTTTTTGATACGGGCGCACCACTGCATGTGCCGGCGACCCCAGACTGCCTGGGCCGGCTGCTGAATATTTTTGGTGAGCCGCTCGACGGCGGTGACCCTCTCAGCCCTCGGGAGTTCCGCAATATTCATACGGCGCCAGTGCCACTCAGGGATGTAATTGGCACCGGAGAGATCCTGCAGACCGGGATCAAGGTCATCGATCTGTTGTGTCCCTTTGTGCGCGGCGGCAAAACCGGCCTGTTCGGTGGCGCCGGCGTGGGTAAAACGGTACTGGTGATGGAGTTCATGCATGCGGTGGCTTCATTGCACAGCGGCGTATCGGTATTTGCCGGGGTCGGGGAGCGTATCCGCGAGGGCCATGAGTTGTGGCACGAAATGCGCGAGGCGGGCGTGATGGAACAGACGCTGATGTGTTTCGGACAAATGGATGAATCCCCCGGCGTGCGCTTTCGTATCGGCCTTTCCGCGCTCGCCTACGCGGAATACCTGCGCGACACCATGCAGAAAGAAGTGTTGTTCGTGATGGACAATATCTTCCGCTTCGTGCAGGCGGGCAGTGAGATATCCAGCTTGCTCGGGCGAATGCCCGCCACCGTTGGCTACCAACCCACACTGATCAGTGAAGTGGCAGAGCTCCAGGAGCGGATTCTCTCTACCCGCGAGGGCGCTGTCACCGCCGTTCAGGCGGTATATGTACCCGCGGACGATATGACGGACCCGGCAGTGAGTGCGATTTTCAGCCATCTGGATTCCTCGGTGGTGTTGTCGCGGGCACAGGCAGGCAAGGGTATCTACCCGGCGGTGGAACCCTTACTTTCCAGCAGCCGTATGATGGACCGTCATACCCTTGGGGATCGACACTACGCGGTGGCGGAGGGCGTGCGCGAGCACCT
Protein-coding sequences here:
- the modB gene encoding molybdate ABC transporter permease subunit — encoded protein: MLSEADLGAIWLTLRLATTVTILLLILGTPLALWLARTRSIIKGPVSALVALPLVLPPTVLGFYLLVFMGPSGPMGKLTEALGLGTLPFTFWGLVFASLLYSLPFVVQPIQNAIEAQGVRHAEVAATLRAGPWDTFWHVTLPLAKPGMLTAAVLGFAHTVGEFGVVLMIGGNIPGETRVVSVQIYDHVEALEYTQAHWLSAAMIGFSFAVLLLLYLLQHRKSSRGMRYGI
- the modA gene encoding molybdate ABC transporter substrate-binding protein produces the protein MALLTSVIAALAATETVADEVTIAVASNFTAPMQAIAARYEASSNHKIKLAFGSSGKIYAQIRHGAPFDAFFSADQEKPAQLISHGLAETDSRITYAEGKLVLWSTQSDLVDDSGTILKTTRFNKLALANPKLAPYGAAAQQVLQNIHLDADTRSRWVQGENISQTYQFVASGNADIGFVALSQVMRDGEIEEGSAWIVPQSLYTPIKQDAVVLKRAAANPVLAEFWAFIQGPQARAIMAAYGYSAAQGEHSHAE
- a CDS encoding RNA polymerase factor sigma-70 yields the protein MSHNNTAPEKPASSSAEDAIGSVGEAESLYDPRFLEALRSQMIRFARLQLRDDHQAEDAVQEALAGALKNADSFARQSALRTWVFSILKYKIADVLRYRQRVIATSELGDAERQDQVFIDGLFKANGHWHRAERPTSWSGPQGGVQSDHFWRVFDACLNGLPEKQARVFMMREFIELESREICDQLGLSTSNLHVLLYRARLRLRECLENSWFNASTSGESDHKAAAEEGERQ
- a CDS encoding zf-HC2 domain-containing protein → MQCKQATQLLSLRQERPLNRREKFSLRIHLMLCKGCRNFATQMDSLRAISRGYAKGEPPSSDDSEST
- a CDS encoding mechanosensitive ion channel family protein, which gives rise to MNTEVLRQFLENKLAWSLLLIAAVLLCRYLLVVLFRRSSWQRQDIRRRVHMVHNFANLIIVIGLFAIWVSELRDFALSIAAFSVAIVIALRDVVACLVGGIYQASMRSFTIGDWVRIGDQFGEVIDNNWLSTTLLEIDPHGLGNGYTGTTLYVPNNVFFTQPVRNLNFMRRYIEHSFSIVRESKGKNPFDIKPFITERVLEHCESFKEVAERYCKLIESRMGVDLAGTEPKIKVSTSELGHDVLTITLFCPREDASEIEQKVTEDYYRFWYGDADRSLESAEQSNAG
- a CDS encoding site-specific integrase, whose product is MDELDADLPENLAPSPTHLDTGSNQDLSNPTELSPSAFRSRLQTYLHAATSDRTRTAYRSAILQFEKWGGRLPTDSQVLVRYLIERSDSVNPRTLELHLTAIGQWHQYQGMTNPAADPVVRKTINGIRRLRGRPKQKAKALRPEHIAAMAQSIRALPDSKKSRRDLALVLMGYFGAFRRSELVAIQVEDLHWEDEGVIVRIPRSKTDQQGQGLSRALPFGPDRVCPATALRAWLQCAAIEEGPVFRSINRWDQVQNAQLGAGSVNTLLKKLGTDCGFDFVENLSSHSFRRGMSTSAAREKVEFELIKKQGGWKSDATVREYIDEGRRFTDNAAHILMEKMATLLD
- a CDS encoding DNA-binding protein, translating into MARAGVGYIDVVKAAEALRERGDDPTVDRVRNELGTGSKSTIAPLLKRWRQETGEGISDTHGLPVDLLDAVKALHQRVHQEAETKIQQISESCKAETAALGEELASVRAQLASRNTELEKLEQKLQESSSRCQQLEESVAETQAALAKSEFLREQGDTRITELQGTIGELKQENRDVRQHFEHFQQQIADDRQLERDQFRLTSDQLRQQLAEANEQLNTSVARLESSQANAEALRVQKLELESERAQWMRRESEFEAGQQRQAQALDELRSQLGIRSREAEALQGELASERARNEAYVKEIELRGNVFDRYEQEMLAVKKQLAAVEAENRQVLQDKAILQGQYVQLQKSLAGANIE
- a CDS encoding acyl-CoA thioesterase, yielding MEKPRDHQLSMSVLMTPDMANFTGKVHGGELLSYLDKVAYACASRYAGRYVVTLSVDRVMFRQSINVGELVTFLASVNYTGNTSLEVGIKVVTEDIRTRVVRHTNSCYLTMVALDDDGKPVKVPPFKPQTLVEKQRFEAAMLRRKLLHEQEAAHEAIKEKVRGFQFEVSE